A section of the Pseudomonas fluorescens genome encodes:
- a CDS encoding EAL domain-containing protein encodes MTLSTDLPGPSVAPAQVIRKHYAMEMAVERTRLLYQGSLLPTLLMLINGLVCAWLLWSPQRYVLVSAWLVWLLALVAMRVIQVAAFESALPSRQAQPFWRRMFMLGSAASGLTLASAAIALVPLDNFVQQAWVFGLIGVATLSASVAYAVSVPAFLSFALPCLVPTILYLLLSGEPHLQGWSYLGLILLASLSLVAWQVNRLIQRGLLRRFQNQALIEHLQQARQRSEQLNQELVREVEQRRQVEQELREAQVGLQHRVEQRGQQLDAASLALNKSEARLAMALQASELGLWDWNLQTDEVHHTQLKELFGLEPEHVMAMLRDLKPRLHPDDLPLLKRALVEHLKGRSDDYQVEYRVRHGDGRWVWVEDRGRAVERTAGGRVTRMLGTRRDISAGKAAEEQLRLASTVFEAASEGIVILDPEYVLIAVNQAFSRVTGFEIDDMLGRNVVELPCSRDARRHFPMIRQALLSQGSWQGELVEARKNGELYPQWLQLSVVRDVRGNVSHIVGFFADLSARRESEERMRYLTHYDELTGLANRSLFRERLREAHQRVRQGGRSLALLHINLDRFKLLNDSLGHEVADQLLQKMARRLINALPEADTIARLSGDEFAVLFDAYGSLSSLARVATRLLAKLRVPVTVEGHELVVSASIGVSLLPDNAREISALVSQSNMAMQHAKHLGGNNFQFYTDSLQASTLERLQLENQLRKAIDERQLQVFYQPKLCLATGKMNAAEALVRWDHPQWGSVPPGDFIGLAEETGLIVPLGEFVLRQACWQACEWQRQGLAPIRVSVNLSVHQLRQGKLVSLVRQVLEETGLAPQYLELELTESQLLDSVEHIIATFQQLRDLGVKLAIDDFGTGYSSLSYLKRIPVDYVKIDQTFIRGLGQGREDLAITRAIIAMAHGLALKVVAEGVEDLQQLDFLRAEQCDEVQGYLISRPIEAEGLADLLRKNADIS; translated from the coding sequence ATGACCCTCAGCACTGACCTGCCTGGCCCTTCTGTTGCGCCGGCGCAGGTTATCCGCAAGCACTACGCCATGGAGATGGCGGTCGAGCGCACGCGTCTGTTGTACCAAGGTTCGTTGCTGCCCACTTTATTGATGTTGATCAACGGTCTGGTCTGCGCCTGGTTGCTCTGGAGCCCGCAGCGCTATGTGCTGGTCAGCGCGTGGCTGGTGTGGTTGCTGGCCCTGGTGGCGATGCGCGTGATCCAGGTGGCGGCCTTCGAGAGCGCCTTGCCCAGCCGGCAGGCCCAGCCGTTCTGGCGGCGGATGTTCATGTTGGGTTCGGCGGCCAGTGGCCTGACCCTGGCGAGTGCCGCCATTGCCCTGGTGCCGTTGGACAACTTCGTACAACAGGCCTGGGTCTTTGGCCTGATTGGCGTGGCGACCTTATCGGCCAGCGTGGCCTACGCCGTGAGCGTGCCGGCGTTTTTGTCATTTGCCTTGCCCTGCCTGGTGCCCACCATTCTTTACCTGTTGTTGAGCGGCGAACCGCACTTGCAGGGTTGGAGTTACCTGGGCCTGATTCTGCTGGCGTCCCTGAGCCTGGTGGCCTGGCAGGTCAACCGCCTGATCCAGCGCGGTTTACTGCGGCGCTTCCAGAACCAGGCCCTGATCGAGCACTTGCAACAGGCCCGCCAGCGTAGCGAACAACTGAATCAGGAACTGGTGCGCGAGGTCGAGCAGCGGCGCCAGGTCGAGCAGGAGTTGCGTGAGGCCCAGGTCGGCCTGCAACACCGTGTCGAACAGCGCGGCCAGCAATTGGACGCCGCCAGCCTGGCCCTGAATAAAAGCGAAGCGCGCCTGGCCATGGCATTGCAGGCCAGTGAGCTGGGGCTGTGGGACTGGAACCTGCAAACCGATGAGGTCCATCACACTCAGCTCAAGGAGTTGTTTGGCCTGGAGCCGGAACACGTCATGGCAATGCTGCGCGACCTCAAGCCACGCCTGCATCCGGACGACTTGCCACTGCTCAAGCGCGCGTTGGTCGAGCACTTGAAAGGTCGCAGCGACGACTATCAGGTGGAGTACCGCGTGCGCCATGGTGACGGGCGCTGGGTGTGGGTCGAGGACCGCGGGCGCGCCGTGGAGCGTACCGCCGGCGGGCGCGTGACACGCATGCTCGGCACCCGGCGCGATATCAGTGCCGGCAAGGCTGCGGAAGAGCAACTGCGGCTGGCGTCCACGGTGTTTGAAGCGGCCAGCGAAGGCATCGTGATCCTGGACCCGGAGTATGTGTTGATTGCGGTCAACCAGGCTTTCAGTCGTGTCACCGGCTTTGAGATCGACGACATGCTTGGCCGCAATGTCGTGGAATTGCCGTGCAGTCGCGATGCACGCCGGCACTTCCCGATGATTCGCCAGGCCTTGTTGAGCCAGGGCAGTTGGCAGGGCGAACTGGTGGAGGCGCGCAAGAACGGCGAGCTGTATCCCCAGTGGCTGCAATTGAGCGTCGTGCGAGATGTCCGGGGAAATGTCAGTCACATCGTAGGCTTTTTCGCCGACCTGTCGGCGCGGCGTGAGTCCGAGGAGCGCATGCGCTACCTCACCCATTACGACGAACTGACTGGGCTGGCCAACCGCTCGCTGTTTCGCGAGCGCCTGCGTGAAGCCCATCAACGGGTACGCCAGGGTGGCCGCAGCCTGGCGTTGCTGCATATCAACCTGGACCGTTTCAAGCTGCTCAATGACAGCCTGGGCCATGAAGTCGCCGACCAGTTGCTACAGAAAATGGCCCGGCGCCTGATCAATGCCTTGCCGGAGGCCGACACCATCGCACGGCTGTCCGGCGACGAATTTGCGGTGCTGTTCGATGCCTATGGCAGTCTGTCGAGCCTGGCGCGGGTCGCTACGCGATTGCTGGCCAAGTTGCGGGTACCGGTGACGGTGGAGGGGCATGAGTTGGTGGTCAGTGCCTCAATCGGTGTCAGTTTGTTACCGGATAACGCGCGGGAAATTTCCGCATTGGTCAGCCAGTCGAACATGGCCATGCAGCACGCCAAGCATTTGGGCGGCAATAACTTCCAGTTCTACACCGACAGTCTGCAAGCCAGCACCCTTGAGCGCTTACAGTTGGAAAATCAACTGCGCAAAGCCATCGATGAGCGTCAATTGCAGGTGTTCTACCAACCCAAACTGTGCCTGGCCACTGGCAAGATGAACGCCGCCGAGGCGCTGGTGCGCTGGGATCATCCACAATGGGGCAGCGTGCCGCCCGGTGATTTCATCGGCCTGGCGGAAGAAACCGGGTTGATTGTGCCGCTGGGCGAGTTCGTACTGCGCCAGGCCTGCTGGCAGGCGTGTGAATGGCAGCGCCAGGGCCTGGCGCCGATCCGGGTGTCGGTCAACCTGTCGGTGCACCAGTTGCGCCAGGGCAAGTTGGTCAGCCTGGTGCGCCAGGTCCTGGAAGAAACCGGGTTGGCGCCGCAATACCTGGAGCTGGAATTGACCGAAAGCCAATTGCTCGACAGCGTCGAGCACATCATCGCCACCTTCCAGCAATTGCGTGACTTGGGGGTGAAGTTGGCCATCGATGATTTTGGCACCGGTTATTCGTCCCTCAGTTACCTCAAGCGCATTCCTGTGGACTACGTGAAGATCGACCAGACGTTTATCCGTGGCCTGGGGCAGGGGCGCGAAGACCTGGCGATTACCCGGGCCATCATCGCCATGGCCCATGGGCTTGCGCTCAAGGTGGTGGCCGAGGGGGTGGAGGATCTGCAGCAGTTGGATTTCCTCAGGGCCGAGCAGTGCGATGAAGTGCAGGGCTATCTGATCAGCCGGCCAATCGAGGCGGAGGGCCTGGCGGATTTGTTACGAAAAAATGCAGATATTTCTTAG